The genomic region CTTTGTGGGAGAGGTGATTGATAGGTCCCCCGATGTTCCTATCAGGGAACATTTCAGGAAATTATTTTATCAATGGTTTAGTCAGGTGAGTTGACTTTTCATGAAAGACAATTCTATTCGAGAAAATCCGCTAGAGCGCACAGAAAAGAATCCTGTATTGGATATGGATTCAGTGAGAAAGGATTTTCCAATATTTGCCCGGGATGTTCGTGGTGAAAGGCTTGTATTCCTGGATTCTGCGGCTAGTGCACAAAAGCCTTCCCAAGTTATTCGATCGATTAGCGAATGTTATGAGTCACAATATGCCAATGTTCACCGAGGGGTATATTGGTTAAGTGAGAAAGCTACAGAAGCATTTGATAGTTCCAGNGAAAGGATTGGCGCTTTTCTTAATGCTCCAAGTAGCGCTGAGATTGTTTTTGTGAGAGGTGCAACGGAGGGAATCAATTTAGTCGCGTCAAGTTATGGTGGCACTTTCTTGCAGCCAGGGGATGAGGTTGTCATTAGCCATATGGAACACCATTCAAACATTGTTCCATGGNAAATCTTGCGGGATCGGAAAGGAGTTCTGCTTAAAGTTGCCCCTATACGAGACGATGGATCGATAGATATAGAGGCTTTTGGGAATATTTTGAGCTCTAAAACTAAGCTTGTGTCGATAACGCACGTTGCCAATGCCCTAGGGACGGTTGTCCCGGTTAAAGAGATTTGTGATATGGCGCACTCGGTTGGGGCCCGTGTGCTGATTGATGGGTGTCAGGCGGTGCCACATTCTGAGGTTGATGTACAAAAACTTGGTTGTGACTTCTATGTATTCTCGGGTCATAAATTATATGGACCGAGTGGAATCGGTGTTCTGTACGCAAAGGCAGAGTTGCTCGACCAGATGTCGCCTTATCAGGGTGGGGGTGACATGATAGAGAGTGTAACATTTGAAAAGACACTTTATGCCGATCCACCCCAAAAATTTGAAGCGGGGACCCCGAATATTTCGGGTGCAATTGGATTAGGTGCGGCCGTGAANTATGTGTGTTCTATCGGGTTGGATAAGATAGCTGCTCATGAGTCTGATGTGCTCAGTTATGCGACTGAGTGTTTGTCAGGGAGAAATGATATCCGGATAATTG from Rhodospirillaceae bacterium harbors:
- a CDS encoding cysteine desulfurase; this translates as MKDNSIRENPLERTEKNPVLDMDSVRKDFPIFARDVRGERLVFLDSAASAQKPSQVIRSISECYESQYANVHRGVYWLSEKATEAFDSSXERIGAFLNAPSSAEIVFVRGATEGINLVASSYGGTFLQPGDEVVISHMEHHSNIVPWXILRDRKGVLLKVAPIRDDGSIDIEAFGNILSSKTKLVSITHVANALGTVVPVKEICDMAHSVGARVLIDGCQAVPHSEVDVQKLGCDFYVFSGHKLYGPSGIGVLYAKAELLDQMSPYQGGGDMIESVTFEKTLYADPPQKFEAGTPNISGAIGLGAAVXYVCSIGLDKIAAHESDVLSYATECLSGRNDIRIIGTAANKASVLSFVIEGVHPHDVGTILDQEGIAVRTGHHCAQPVMDRFGVSSTTRASLGMYNGRDDIDALIGGLERVKEIFN